In one Phosphitispora fastidiosa genomic region, the following are encoded:
- a CDS encoding NAD(P)/FAD-dependent oxidoreductase, protein MVKRVVILGAGYAGVRSALTLETAGHRDEPEIVLVNKHNYHHFMAQLHESAAGVTGNEDMRISLKDIFNETRVKQIKDEILRILPKDNRVILGDGTIDYDYLIVGLGSEPEYFNIPGLEVHSLTLRSLNSAKLIRAHIENSFASFKSNPLRRELLTIVVGGAGFTGIELAGEMADWLPKLAKEYDIQKKLVSIVNIEAADTILKGYDRKLIENAYEILRQKGIRIITGTAIEGVSESEVKLSSGEVIKTRNFIWTGGIRANRLIALSGFTTAARGRAKVNSYLQSVEYPNVFMVGDNAFIVNQATGEVMGPTAQVAIQSGRLAALNVLADIRGEGLREFNPREMGRVVSLGRKVAVGKIGREYRTTGRVAGLLKEAIQWKYLFSLGGLRLVAKKLLQ, encoded by the coding sequence ATGGTCAAACGGGTTGTTATCCTGGGCGCCGGTTATGCCGGGGTCAGAAGCGCCCTTACGCTGGAAACGGCAGGTCATAGGGATGAACCAGAGATAGTTCTTGTCAATAAACATAATTACCATCACTTTATGGCCCAGCTCCATGAATCCGCTGCCGGGGTCACCGGTAATGAAGATATGAGGATTTCCCTCAAGGATATTTTTAATGAGACAAGGGTTAAACAGATTAAGGACGAGATTCTTCGTATCCTGCCCAAGGATAACAGAGTAATCCTGGGGGATGGCACAATTGATTATGACTACCTTATTGTAGGCTTGGGAAGTGAGCCGGAGTACTTTAATATTCCGGGTCTCGAGGTGCACAGTCTGACCCTGAGGAGCCTGAATAGCGCAAAACTGATCAGGGCCCATATTGAAAACAGTTTCGCATCATTTAAAAGTAATCCTCTGAGGCGTGAACTGCTTACTATAGTAGTCGGGGGCGCCGGGTTTACGGGTATAGAGCTGGCCGGTGAAATGGCGGACTGGCTCCCTAAACTGGCAAAAGAATATGATATCCAGAAAAAACTGGTTTCAATCGTTAATATAGAAGCCGCAGATACAATTCTTAAGGGTTATGACAGGAAGCTGATTGAAAATGCTTACGAAATACTCCGGCAAAAGGGAATCCGGATTATTACCGGAACAGCCATAGAGGGCGTTAGTGAAAGTGAAGTAAAGCTCAGTAGTGGTGAGGTCATCAAAACGCGCAATTTTATCTGGACAGGCGGGATCAGGGCAAACAGGCTGATTGCCCTGTCAGGCTTTACCACTGCCGCCAGGGGAAGGGCCAAAGTAAACAGCTATCTCCAGTCGGTGGAATATCCTAATGTTTTTATGGTGGGAGACAATGCCTTTATAGTCAATCAGGCTACAGGTGAGGTTATGGGACCAACAGCGCAAGTTGCTATTCAAAGCGGGCGTCTGGCTGCCTTGAATGTTCTTGCAGACATCAGGGGAGAAGGGCTGCGGGAATTTAATCCAAGAGAGATGGGCAGGGTTGTCTCCCTGGGACGGAAAGTGGCCGTGGGGAAAATTGGCAGGGAATACCGGACAACTGGACGGGTAGCGGGGCTGCTTAAGGAAGCTATCCAGTGGAAGTACCTTTTTTCTCTGGGGGGGCTCAGGTTGGTTGCCAAAAAACTTCTGCAATGA
- a CDS encoding CapA family protein: MPKIYFRALYLKIRPCSAFCLLLSAALVLSALIPTGCGLINLGADQAVPAAGSAVSETVYLPPETIKISIALAGDIMVHSDQLAYAYDRQTGTYSFTGVFDEVADYLGAADITIANLETTLAGREQGYTGYPKFNSPEEILLSLREAGIDVLTTANNHSLDRGEYGVLKTIEHLDEAGILHTGTSVSAESRQTPLIVDIKGVKLGILSYTYGTNGLPVPKGKEYLVNLLDMRQVRQDIEVLREKGAEVIIISPHHGVEYRRTPGETERQMVEELFAAGADIVAGSHTHVIQPMAVRDTEREGGLFAAYSLGNFVSGQKGRYRDTGIIVTLTLEKEIETGGIQLDSAEYVPVWVHRYRESGRTKSRVIPVEKAITDYRMTTDARITSEDYQRLLQVWDETLTHLAGPNGPEVRHI; encoded by the coding sequence ATGCCAAAAATTTACTTCCGTGCATTATACTTAAAAATCAGACCATGTTCAGCCTTCTGTTTGCTGCTGTCAGCAGCGCTGGTTCTAAGCGCCTTGATACCGACAGGCTGTGGACTAATAAACCTTGGTGCAGACCAGGCTGTTCCGGCTGCCGGTTCGGCTGTATCCGAAACAGTGTATCTGCCGCCTGAAACAATTAAAATCAGTATTGCACTGGCGGGAGATATCATGGTACATTCTGACCAATTAGCTTATGCCTATGACCGGCAAACAGGAACGTATTCCTTTACTGGTGTGTTTGATGAAGTGGCCGATTATCTGGGGGCAGCAGACATTACCATTGCAAACCTGGAAACGACACTGGCAGGGCGGGAGCAGGGATATACCGGCTACCCTAAGTTCAACAGTCCGGAAGAAATCCTCTTATCCCTGAGGGAAGCAGGTATTGATGTGCTGACAACGGCTAACAACCATTCCCTGGACAGAGGAGAGTATGGTGTTCTGAAAACAATTGAACACCTGGATGAGGCCGGAATTTTGCACACCGGAACCAGTGTGTCTGCCGAGAGCCGCCAGACGCCACTGATAGTGGATATTAAGGGTGTAAAACTGGGCATCCTGTCATACACATATGGCACTAATGGGCTTCCGGTTCCGAAGGGCAAGGAATATCTGGTGAATCTGCTGGATATGCGGCAGGTGAGGCAGGATATCGAAGTCCTGCGGGAAAAGGGAGCAGAAGTTATAATTATCAGCCCCCATCATGGGGTAGAGTACCGCCGCACTCCCGGTGAGACGGAGAGGCAGATGGTTGAGGAATTATTCGCTGCCGGTGCTGACATAGTTGCCGGAAGCCATACCCATGTTATCCAGCCTATGGCTGTACGGGATACAGAACGGGAGGGAGGCCTGTTTGCAGCTTATTCCCTGGGGAACTTTGTCTCAGGGCAAAAGGGCAGATACAGGGATACCGGTATAATTGTAACCCTTACCTTAGAAAAAGAAATTGAAACCGGCGGCATTCAGTTGGACAGCGCAGAATACGTGCCAGTATGGGTACACAGGTACAGAGAAAGCGGCCGGACTAAATCCAGGGTAATTCCTGTCGAAAAGGCAATCACCGATTACCGGATGACCACCGATGCCAGGATTACCTCCGAAGACTATCAAAGGCTGCTGCAGGTATGGGATGAGACCCTTACTCACCTGGCAGGCCCGAACGGGCCTGAGGTCCGCCATATATAA
- a CDS encoding TIGR01212 family radical SAM protein (This family includes YhcC from E. coli K-12, an uncharacterized radical SAM protein.), whose amino-acid sequence MSEERIRYNEYSSYLKNKYGEKVYKLPVNLPGTCPNRDGTLGTGGCIFCDEEGAGFECLPSSMDIPRQLEQNKAFFRKRFNARRFFAYFQAFTNTYCDLETFRQNVLAAAAVPDIIGISISTRPDCISDPYLDFLQDIQEEKGLDINIELGLQTVNYHTLQRINRGHSLAEFIDAVLRTKKRSIDTVIHLILNLPWDDEIDVIESAKVCSALGVDYVKLHSLYIIRDTLLGQMYKNGEFEVISLDEYINRVVLFLEYLDPRIVIQRLVGKGPQGSLYFCNWSTSWWKIRRRIEEVMAERDTWQGKKFNYTNGAAFRTTSHPE is encoded by the coding sequence GTGTCAGAAGAAAGAATCAGGTATAACGAATATTCATCTTACCTGAAAAATAAGTATGGTGAAAAGGTCTACAAGCTGCCTGTCAACCTTCCCGGCACCTGTCCTAACAGGGACGGAACACTTGGCACCGGGGGCTGTATTTTCTGTGACGAAGAAGGGGCTGGTTTTGAATGTCTGCCCAGCAGTATGGATATTCCCCGCCAGCTTGAGCAAAACAAGGCTTTTTTTAGAAAAAGGTTTAATGCGAGACGCTTTTTTGCCTATTTTCAGGCATTTACCAATACATATTGTGATTTGGAAACCTTCAGGCAAAATGTCCTGGCAGCCGCCGCTGTCCCTGATATTATCGGAATTTCAATATCCACACGACCGGACTGCATTAGTGACCCTTATCTTGATTTCCTGCAAGACATTCAGGAGGAGAAAGGCCTTGATATCAATATCGAGCTCGGGCTGCAGACGGTTAATTATCATACCCTGCAAAGGATAAACCGGGGCCATTCGCTGGCAGAGTTTATTGATGCGGTTCTCAGGACTAAAAAAAGGTCGATCGACACAGTTATCCACCTAATCCTGAATCTACCCTGGGATGATGAAATAGATGTTATCGAATCTGCCAAGGTGTGTTCTGCGCTGGGAGTCGATTATGTCAAGCTTCATTCCCTGTATATTATCAGGGATACCTTATTGGGCCAGATGTACAAGAATGGTGAGTTTGAGGTGATTTCCCTTGACGAGTATATTAACAGGGTAGTTCTTTTTCTGGAGTACCTCGATCCCCGTATTGTTATCCAGAGACTTGTCGGCAAGGGCCCCCAGGGCAGCCTTTATTTCTGCAACTGGAGTACCAGCTGGTGGAAAATCAGAAGAAGGATAGAGGAAGTGATGGCAGAAAGGGATACCTGGCAGGGTAAAAAATTCAATTATACCAATGGAGCTGCTTTCAGAACAACTTCTCACCCAGAGTGA
- a CDS encoding Gfo/Idh/MocA family protein, which produces MRKLRVGIIGTGMAFERLHYPAFMELQDRYEIKALCDADSGKAAQWARRLNIPEQEVFNDYNEMIKNADVDMFDIMVPIGQNFVVTEEAARAGKPLICEKPLAPNMAQARACAELPKKYGVPIMIAENYRYNEEVDLIRDMVRTEKAGRPVYFLQNRVMNFPRDMLKNKFAAKEWRQHPEFPGGIILDTAVHDIAALRHFFGAVDEVHAYGVPQDDQWAPYAVINSNIKFRSGVTGQFTFYCAGREMQRPLTGLRIFCSNGMIFLEERDCGTINVAYDDGRSEQVPYRPQRGYYNELLNFYNAAVGKEPISVPPEMEYGDTKMVLDIIRSIREGRAVKVDDVPEYLPSYEHHEREAVEPARL; this is translated from the coding sequence TTGCGAAAGTTGCGGGTTGGAATTATTGGCACAGGGATGGCCTTTGAAAGGCTCCATTACCCTGCATTTATGGAATTGCAGGACAGGTATGAAATAAAGGCTCTCTGTGATGCTGACAGCGGCAAGGCGGCGCAATGGGCCAGGAGGCTCAATATCCCTGAGCAGGAGGTTTTCAATGATTACAATGAGATGATTAAAAACGCTGATGTAGATATGTTTGATATCATGGTGCCAATAGGGCAGAACTTTGTTGTAACAGAGGAAGCTGCCAGGGCAGGAAAGCCCCTTATATGTGAAAAGCCCCTGGCGCCCAATATGGCACAGGCCCGGGCGTGTGCCGAACTGCCCAAAAAGTATGGGGTTCCCATTATGATTGCAGAAAATTATCGCTATAATGAAGAGGTTGATTTGATCAGGGACATGGTCAGGACAGAGAAGGCAGGTCGTCCGGTATATTTCCTTCAGAACAGGGTGATGAATTTCCCCCGGGATATGCTGAAAAATAAATTTGCCGCCAAAGAGTGGCGGCAGCATCCGGAATTTCCCGGGGGCATCATTTTAGACACTGCGGTTCATGATATTGCAGCACTAAGGCATTTTTTCGGCGCTGTCGATGAGGTCCATGCCTATGGAGTACCCCAGGATGACCAGTGGGCTCCCTATGCTGTGATTAATTCCAATATAAAATTCCGGAGCGGGGTTACCGGTCAGTTTACCTTTTACTGTGCAGGCAGGGAAATGCAGAGACCGTTAACCGGGCTTAGGATTTTCTGCTCCAATGGAATGATATTTCTTGAGGAACGTGACTGTGGCACTATAAATGTGGCTTATGACGATGGGAGGTCGGAACAGGTCCCTTACCGCCCTCAGCGGGGCTATTATAATGAACTGTTGAATTTCTACAATGCGGCTGTAGGCAAAGAACCCATTTCGGTCCCACCGGAAATGGAATATGGTGATACCAAGATGGTGCTGGATATTATCAGGTCCATCCGGGAAGGACGGGCGGTAAAAGTGGATGATGTTCCGGAATATTTACCGTCATATGAGCATCATGAAAGGGAAGCTGTGGAACCTGCCAGGTTATAG
- a CDS encoding polysaccharide deacetylase family protein, translating to MGKKTLIIFFILFLAFVNQGCVVSKQVGVTGFPYILRESKILMDQTFYSAGAKESGDSAKSTGSEMTVKIEPNSDEAAGGTKKVYLTFDDGPDSVVTPLILDTLDSYGIRATFFVVGTEIEKHPEILRDMAERGHSIGNHTFNHRYQGIYSGKNSLMESLRKNEETIFRITGKRPQIVRDPGGAVRKSGSAKKFLAEEGYRLVDWNVESYDSRKPYLTAPEIIEKIRQQSLKEDLWPEMIIIMHDGTGHMATARALPTVIGMLQNQGFQFETMK from the coding sequence TTGGGTAAAAAAACTCTGATAATCTTTTTCATACTTTTTCTGGCATTTGTGAATCAAGGGTGTGTGGTATCCAAACAAGTTGGGGTCACAGGATTTCCATATATTCTGAGGGAGTCAAAAATTTTAATGGACCAGACTTTTTACAGTGCAGGTGCGAAAGAATCCGGAGACAGTGCAAAATCAACCGGCAGTGAAATGACTGTAAAAATAGAACCTAACTCAGATGAAGCAGCAGGCGGGACGAAAAAGGTGTACCTTACTTTTGACGATGGTCCTGACAGTGTTGTTACGCCATTGATACTTGACACCCTGGACAGTTACGGTATAAGAGCGACTTTCTTTGTTGTAGGGACCGAAATCGAGAAGCATCCTGAGATATTGCGGGATATGGCCGAAAGAGGCCATTCTATAGGAAATCATACTTTTAATCACCGGTATCAGGGGATTTATTCCGGAAAGAACAGTTTGATGGAATCCTTAAGAAAAAATGAAGAAACCATTTTTCGGATTACCGGGAAGAGACCTCAAATTGTAAGAGACCCCGGAGGAGCAGTCCGTAAAAGCGGATCTGCGAAGAAATTTCTCGCTGAAGAGGGTTACCGGCTTGTGGACTGGAACGTAGAGTCATATGACTCCAGAAAACCATACCTGACTGCTCCGGAGATAATTGAAAAAATCCGGCAGCAGAGCCTGAAAGAAGACCTGTGGCCGGAAATGATAATAATTATGCATGATGGAACGGGACACATGGCAACAGCCAGAGCCCTGCCCACCGTTATTGGTATGCTGCAGAACCAGGGTTTTCAGTTTGAGACCATGAAGTAA
- a CDS encoding DUF1015 domain-containing protein, whose product MATIIPFRGIRYNSERVDINDVITPPYDVIDASGQDYFYEKNPYNVIRLELGKNFPGDSDDDNRYTRAAKHLEEWLKSGVLKHEEKPSVYLYEQEFDVKGEKKIRSGFIAGVQANDYSKGEVLPHEETLPKHKADRLNLMKATMANFSPIFGLYADRDHVIENTLENARGTRQPDAEVTDSQGVINRLWVISDEIALGLIKEKMSGEKIFIADGHHRYETAVNFGREMAAQGKEGYDYLMVCLVNLYNKGLVVFPTHRVVKNIADLDVTGLLNRLSTDFSVTELPAGTSPEKFTELLEANGTAGPSFGVYAGDSKYYILTLTEPGKVNPLTDNEHSAGWKRLDVTILHTLILEKYLGIGSKQRADESNLVYVRDEAAARNFVDSGEAQLVFYMNATKVQEVTDIATGGEKMPQKSTFFYPKVITGLVMNDYER is encoded by the coding sequence TTGGCGACAATAATTCCATTCAGGGGTATCAGATATAACTCCGAAAGAGTTGATATTAATGATGTAATCACCCCTCCCTATGACGTCATAGATGCGTCAGGGCAGGATTATTTCTACGAAAAAAATCCCTATAATGTCATCAGACTCGAATTAGGCAAAAACTTTCCCGGGGATTCAGATGATGATAACAGGTATACCAGAGCAGCCAAACACCTGGAGGAATGGCTTAAATCAGGGGTTCTCAAACACGAAGAGAAACCCTCTGTTTATCTGTATGAACAGGAGTTTGATGTTAAGGGAGAGAAGAAAATCCGCAGCGGTTTTATTGCCGGTGTACAAGCCAACGACTATAGTAAAGGCGAGGTCCTGCCTCATGAGGAAACACTGCCAAAACACAAGGCTGACCGCCTTAATCTGATGAAGGCAACAATGGCTAACTTCAGTCCTATTTTCGGTCTCTATGCCGATAGAGATCATGTTATCGAAAATACCCTGGAAAATGCCAGAGGAACCCGTCAGCCGGATGCTGAGGTTACCGACAGCCAGGGTGTAATTAACAGACTCTGGGTCATCTCAGACGAAATAGCTCTGGGATTGATAAAAGAAAAGATGTCTGGTGAAAAAATATTTATTGCCGACGGTCATCACAGATACGAAACTGCCGTTAATTTTGGCAGGGAAATGGCAGCCCAGGGTAAAGAAGGTTATGACTACCTGATGGTCTGCCTGGTGAACCTGTATAATAAAGGACTGGTAGTCTTCCCCACCCACCGGGTAGTTAAAAATATTGCCGACCTTGATGTCACCGGCCTCCTCAACAGACTGAGTACAGATTTTTCGGTTACTGAACTCCCTGCCGGAACATCACCCGAAAAATTTACAGAGCTGCTGGAAGCCAACGGTACGGCTGGGCCTTCCTTTGGTGTTTATGCAGGTGACAGCAAATACTATATTTTAACCCTGACGGAACCCGGGAAAGTAAACCCACTGACTGATAATGAACACTCAGCCGGATGGAAACGGCTTGATGTTACTATACTGCATACACTGATTCTGGAAAAATACCTTGGCATAGGAAGTAAGCAGAGGGCAGATGAAAGCAATCTTGTTTATGTCAGGGATGAAGCAGCAGCCAGGAACTTTGTGGATAGCGGTGAAGCCCAGCTAGTGTTTTACATGAATGCAACCAAGGTGCAGGAAGTTACCGACATTGCCACCGGCGGAGAAAAAATGCCTCAGAAATCAACCTTCTTTTACCCCAAGGTGATCACCGGGCTGGTTATGAACGATTACGAGAGATAG
- a CDS encoding ferritin-like domain-containing protein, producing the protein MFYRGLPINPYAANNPYGPVGGSGGYPMGGYPAGAYPGSGHMMFSDFNKFICDLATAINDEYEAAKFYTELAAIAPCEEARDFIIHARDDEKKHYSMFCRLYLELTGRQPVVAEPHIKTPAFCTGVMESVKDELEAAEMYREMLLATTSMKVRDIMFVAMTDEMEHATRFTFVYSMADCHVDECEAD; encoded by the coding sequence ATGTTTTACAGAGGACTGCCAATAAATCCATATGCAGCGAATAATCCTTACGGGCCGGTCGGCGGCTCCGGTGGTTACCCAATGGGTGGTTATCCCGCAGGCGCTTATCCTGGGAGCGGGCACATGATGTTTTCAGATTTCAATAAATTTATCTGCGACTTGGCAACTGCTATAAATGACGAGTATGAAGCGGCTAAATTCTACACGGAACTGGCTGCTATTGCGCCCTGTGAGGAGGCCAGGGATTTTATCATCCATGCCAGGGATGATGAGAAGAAGCATTACAGCATGTTTTGCCGGCTTTACCTGGAACTGACAGGAAGACAGCCTGTGGTTGCAGAACCACATATTAAAACACCGGCATTTTGCACCGGGGTGATGGAATCTGTAAAAGATGAACTGGAGGCAGCCGAGATGTATAGGGAAATGCTTCTGGCAACAACAAGTATGAAGGTAAGGGATATCATGTTTGTGGCCATGACAGATGAGATGGAGCATGCCACCAGGTTCACTTTTGTCTACAGTATGGCAGACTGCCACGTGGATGAATGTGAGGCGGATTAG
- a CDS encoding DEAD/DEAH box helicase, whose protein sequence is MLACLPELPFEPHDYQVQTAKRVLRDMDCRALIADEVGLGKTIEAGLIIKEMIATGQAKKVLILTPASLVQQWWSELNEKFGLNFWVSRKGPWAWSGNFVIGSLDKAKREEHSTLILENKYDLVVIDEAHKLKNRKTGNWTFVSKLNTSGLVLLTATPLHNKLEEVYNLVCLLKPELFPDYTSFLNHYQLNPKSLISEMREKLQDVMIRNLTRELGVKNISRKVSLIPVDTTELDKQIYAKIKLYPGTFLSLLLRKEFCSSYSALYDTLQKKGDTEILALLEECDISAKLKNLEMILRNHKGKILVFTEYIQTQHYIARYLMMHNIRFILFNGKLGRNQKEWVKHLFEKRDIPVMICTDSGSQGLNFQYCDVIVNFDLPWNPMKVEQRIGRIDRIGQKSSNVYIYNFIMKDTIEEKIFSVLGEKITLFNECIGELDKILVDNEAELYSMMSKM, encoded by the coding sequence TTGTTAGCATGTCTCCCTGAACTGCCTTTCGAACCACATGATTACCAGGTACAGACAGCCAAAAGAGTTCTCCGGGATATGGACTGCCGGGCCCTGATTGCCGATGAGGTCGGACTTGGCAAAACCATTGAAGCAGGGCTCATTATTAAAGAAATGATTGCCACCGGGCAGGCAAAAAAAGTCCTCATTCTGACCCCGGCCTCGCTGGTCCAGCAGTGGTGGTCAGAATTAAACGAAAAATTTGGGCTTAACTTTTGGGTCAGCCGCAAAGGCCCCTGGGCCTGGTCCGGAAACTTTGTCATCGGGTCTCTGGACAAGGCAAAAAGAGAAGAACACAGCACGCTTATCCTGGAAAATAAATACGATCTGGTAGTCATAGATGAGGCCCATAAACTGAAAAACCGAAAAACCGGGAACTGGACCTTTGTATCCAAACTCAACACCAGTGGGCTTGTCCTGCTTACGGCAACACCTCTGCATAACAAGCTTGAGGAAGTATATAACCTGGTGTGCCTTCTGAAACCGGAGCTGTTCCCTGATTACACCAGCTTTCTCAACCACTACCAGTTGAATCCCAAATCACTGATAAGTGAAATGCGGGAGAAACTTCAGGATGTTATGATTCGAAACCTGACCCGGGAACTGGGAGTTAAAAACATCTCCCGCAAAGTGAGCCTGATTCCGGTGGATACGACTGAACTCGACAAACAAATCTACGCCAAAATCAAATTATACCCGGGCACATTCCTTTCACTGCTGCTGCGTAAGGAATTCTGTAGCAGCTACTCAGCACTCTATGATACCCTGCAAAAAAAGGGGGATACCGAGATCCTGGCTCTTTTAGAAGAATGCGACATCTCCGCAAAGCTGAAAAACCTGGAAATGATTCTCAGAAACCACAAGGGAAAAATTTTGGTATTTACAGAATATATTCAGACACAGCACTATATCGCCCGTTACCTAATGATGCATAATATCAGGTTTATTCTCTTCAATGGGAAACTGGGGAGGAACCAAAAAGAATGGGTAAAACACCTCTTTGAAAAAAGGGATATCCCGGTGATGATTTGTACTGATTCCGGTTCCCAGGGTCTAAACTTCCAGTACTGTGATGTTATTGTCAATTTTGACCTGCCCTGGAACCCCATGAAGGTTGAACAGCGAATTGGCCGGATTGACAGGATCGGACAAAAATCCAGCAATGTATATATATATAACTTTATCATGAAGGATACTATTGAAGAAAAAATATTTTCCGTCCTTGGAGAAAAAATCACCCTATTTAATGAGTGTATTGGAGAACTTGACAAGATTCTGGTTGATAATGAAGCAGAGCTTTACAGCATGATGAGCAAAATGTGA
- a CDS encoding GGDEF domain-containing protein — protein sequence MIVLSLFKAGYPYNRSPHGILMRYLQNFRYLSFVVAVIWTKLMFIWKSFERDFSLSAFSALIIAGFVYLLAAEWIMFSVYSRALRFDGQVVLFFAVADVVFSSAGVYLSGGIVSPFLLLYLLALVNCRIVYGAKYGVIVTVICLGTYLGTVMASPGYHPLKPFNFAAVILPLYFAFSHYVGIMIQTESDTQREKNILDQEYRKSKLLYRFSKELNQARDFQTICDLLFETIDPVIPVKGIKVFFGPGDNGICSEIYSYESEQVDWGVELGFETGEELRPEILKNLGYDFGFFILPLGNKAESGIIIIRGQRDYLQADYYERYLKTVAEIAAAGFRNVAHLKRLEMQSASDGLTGLFNNAYFYQRLGEMVKKTERYHLKFVVAMMDLDYFKKVNDRYGHVFGDMVLKELAVLVRDKVRASDLVARYGGEEFAVIMPHTELTGAYQLMERLRSTVEAHVFQYKGNSCKMTLSIGLAAWKPSMGVKEIVQIADDALYMAKGSGRNRVVCFGPRGPGVNIQKNTG from the coding sequence ATGATTGTTCTGAGCCTGTTTAAGGCCGGTTATCCTTACAACAGAAGTCCTCACGGTATTTTAATGCGGTATCTGCAGAATTTCAGATACCTTTCATTTGTTGTTGCCGTTATCTGGACCAAACTGATGTTTATTTGGAAGTCCTTTGAACGGGACTTTTCTTTATCTGCCTTTAGTGCATTGATTATAGCGGGTTTTGTATATCTCCTGGCTGCAGAATGGATCATGTTTTCAGTTTATTCCAGGGCTTTGCGATTTGATGGCCAGGTGGTGTTGTTTTTTGCAGTGGCAGATGTGGTTTTTAGCTCTGCAGGTGTTTACCTGTCGGGTGGCATTGTCAGTCCCTTTTTGCTGCTGTACCTGTTAGCTCTGGTTAACTGCCGGATTGTATATGGCGCAAAATATGGGGTCATTGTGACAGTGATATGTTTGGGAACATATCTCGGCACTGTTATGGCGTCCCCAGGCTACCACCCGCTGAAACCGTTTAATTTTGCGGCAGTTATATTACCCCTGTATTTTGCCTTTTCACATTATGTTGGTATTATGATCCAGACAGAGAGCGATACCCAAAGGGAAAAAAACATACTTGACCAGGAATACCGGAAGAGTAAACTCCTCTACAGGTTTAGTAAGGAACTGAATCAGGCCCGGGACTTTCAGACAATATGTGACCTGCTCTTTGAGACAATAGATCCGGTTATACCAGTTAAGGGGATAAAAGTGTTTTTCGGCCCCGGTGATAACGGAATATGTTCAGAAATATATTCTTACGAATCTGAACAGGTTGACTGGGGTGTCGAACTGGGATTTGAGACCGGGGAAGAACTCAGACCTGAAATTCTAAAAAACCTCGGCTATGATTTCGGGTTCTTTATTTTACCACTGGGTAACAAGGCGGAATCGGGTATCATTATTATCCGCGGGCAGCGGGATTACCTGCAGGCAGATTATTACGAAAGATACCTCAAAACGGTTGCTGAAATCGCTGCCGCAGGTTTCCGGAATGTTGCCCACCTCAAAAGACTGGAGATGCAGTCTGCATCTGACGGGTTAACCGGGTTGTTTAATAATGCATATTTTTACCAGCGTCTGGGGGAGATGGTGAAAAAGACAGAGAGATATCATCTTAAGTTTGTTGTTGCCATGATGGACCTGGATTACTTCAAAAAAGTTAATGACAGGTATGGGCATGTTTTTGGAGATATGGTTCTGAAAGAACTGGCCGTCCTGGTCAGGGATAAGGTGCGGGCTTCAGACCTGGTAGCCAGGTATGGTGGAGAGGAATTTGCGGTTATTATGCCACATACCGAGCTTACCGGCGCGTATCAACTTATGGAGAGGCTGCGCAGTACTGTGGAAGCACATGTTTTTCAATATAAGGGAAATTCCTGTAAGATGACCTTGAGTATCGGCCTGGCGGCGTGGAAACCATCCATGGGAGTCAAGGAGATTGTTCAAATCGCTGATGATGCCCTTTACATGGCTAAAGGCAGCGGCCGCAACAGAGTTGTCTGCTTTGGTCCCCGCGGACCGGGAGTGAATATCCAAAAGAACACCGGCTAA